The segment CTCCCGGCCCCCCCGGCTGCTTTCCTCAGGGCGGATGGGCTCGTAGATGACCTGCACGGAACAGGAGATCGCCTTGGCCCACCTGCTCTTCCCCCAAGCCACAATTTCTGGATGGACAGGGGCAGCTTCTGATTGAAAGCTCACAGGGACCTGGCAAACCGCTATTGTCTCCTGATGTATGAAATCCGCACACCACCAAAGAAGGCAAATCCCAGAAGGAGTTCCAGCCACCCTTGCCAAAACACCAGCCTGCCAGGCCCTCCGTTACTCAGTTCCAAAAGGCAGGCCAGTTTCTGGCTGGTCTTCAAGGGCCGCCCCAATTTCAGTAGCCAAGCCTCAAAGTGTAATTGATTGACTGCAGGGCCTTCTAATCTGAGAACGAGCACAATTGGCACCTCAGCTGAGTTGTACAAAACTTTCCTGAACACAGCTGCTCTGTGAGCAGGCACTGTCAATCCAGGAACACCCCCAAATCGTGCACCCACTTGAATGGGGACACGTCACTCCACATTCATAGAACATCCCTAGATCTGGGTGACCCCAACAGACACAGCCACTCAGTCCCGGTGGGTTTGGAGGCAGTTCCTACCCAGCCAAACCAGCACAGCCTCCAGCCACAGGGACAGGGCTTCagcagccgggctgggggtccAAAGATGTAACTCAGCACAGGGATGATACCACACCCCAACCCGGCGGTTTTGTTTATAGGTGTTGACTAGATGGGGCGAGCAAATACAGCCCCAGAGGCCGCAACATGGGCCTAGGAATACTTCCTTTAAAGCCATAAGCATGGGGCAGCCCAGAAGGCTGCCCCTTGACAgtgagagttggaaggaaccttggaggtcatctagtgcaTCCGCACGCAGGAGGGATTCCAATCGTCAAACTGCGAACCATTCTGgtcaacaagctcagtgtcttggcCACTGAGCCACCTAGTCAGGCTGAGTGACAGCCgcctgagagatcaagaagcccAGAACTGGGTGTTTGCCAACCAACACCAAGCTTTTTGAAGGGTCCCTGAAATATGAGCCCCTCCTcattctacccccccccccaagggaccCACCCGCTGTGGAGGCAGTCCCGGCACCGGCTCCAGGGAGAAACCCACCTGGATGGGGAAGAGGCGTCCAGGGACCTGGATGACAGGGGCCCCCCCGAAATAGTCGGCAAAGAGCTGGATGTTGATGGTGGCCGACATGAGCACCAGCTTGAGGTCCGGCCGGGAAGGCAGGAGCCCGCGCAGGACGCCCAGCAGGAAGTCGCAGTGCAGGTGCCGCTCGTGCACCTCGTCCACGATCAGCACCCGGTAGGTGGGCAGCGCGGGCTCCCGCTGGGCCTGGCGCAGTAGCAGCCCCTCGGTCAGGAAGAGGATGCGCGTGGCCGGCGAGCGGGCGCTCTCGAAGCGGATCTGGTAGCCGACCTGCGCCGGGAAAGGAGAGCGTTCGCGCCCGCCCACGCCCGCCCACGCCGCCCGCCCCGCCGCCCGGCGCTCACCTGCTCCCCGAAGCGGCCGAGGCTCTCGCGGGCCACGCGCTGGGCCAGCGCCACGCAAGCCAGGCGCCGCGGCTGGGTGCAGCCCACGTGGGCGTAGCCGGCGGCCAGCAGGAACTGGGGCACCTGCGTGGACTTGCCGCAGCCCGTGTCGCCGGCCACCAGCACCACCGGGCAGCGCGccagggcggccagcagcggctcCCGCGAGCGGGCGATAGGCAGGGCGGCGCGCTCCCGCTGCAGCCGCGCCAGCCGCGCCAAGCCCCGCCGCTGCGCGAAGTCCAGGAAGCGGAGCAGCGCCCGGCCGACGCGACGGCCCAGCGCCGGAGCCACGCCGGGCGCCTCCCGCCGGGGCAGCCGCAGGTTCAGGCGGCTCCCGGGGTCGTAGCCCGGCCGCCCCCCGACGCCGGAGCCCCGCCGCTCGCAGAAGCCCCGCAGGCGCCGGAAGAAAGCCCAGAAGTCCTCCAGCTCCTGCCCGCTGCAGCCCGGCGGGAAATAGGCGGCCTCCAGGCGGGCGCGCGTGGCGGGGCAGTCCCAGCCCTCCGCCGCCATCTCGGCCGCCCCGGGAGCTGCGCGGGGTGGGCGGTGGGCGGAGACAGGGGCGGAGCCTTCGCCCAGCTTGGCCAGGCCAGCAGAGAGCAGCTCGGGTCCAGCAGGGAGGCTTGGAGGGCCGTGGCGGCGTGGCCGTCGGTCGAATGGACGGGTGTTTCTAATCAGCGACTGACTGACTGGCCTACGTACTTCGTTTGCTTGTTGCTGTATGTTTATCCGTTGGTCGGAGCATGAAGGCAATGCCCAACGGCCCCAagccaagcctgctggcagaggagTGTTTTCAGTGCCTTCCgaaaagccaggagggtgggggcggcatgaatctgggggtgggggagtgggactggttccacagggtcggagctgccagAGAGCAGGCCCTTCCCCTGGCCCCACCTGGCAAcgttgcttggctgatgggacctggagaaggccaactcttgggATCAGGAGACGCTCCTGAAAGGTGTCTGGCTCTAAGCCATGTTGGGCTTTAAATTGTGTTCGGAGGTCGATCggtagtgatggtgaaatatgggcatacctcggtaggcccatgactgctcgtgcgcctgtgttttgttggactaactgcagtctccaGACATTCTTtaaaggtggccccatgtagagagcattgcagtaattgagccaCGAGGTGAGTGAGTGTGAGAAGAGTCTCCCTGTCCAaaaagggccacaactggtgcaccaggcgaacccgtgCAAACGGCCCCCTTGCCACCGCTGTGAATTGTTgttcaaggctcagctgtggatcaaggatgactcccaagttgcggaccctctctgagggggataAAGATCCCCCCCcaggtggaattgtccctgggaggccaacccacagccactccgtcttgtcagggttgagtttgagtctattaacacccatccagaccctcacagccttcaggcaccggcacatcacctccactgcttcactggatcgacacagggtggagatgtacagctcaGTGTCATCTGCAGACTGTTGGCAACTCATCCCGTGTCGTCGGATGATCTCGCCCAATAGTTtcttgtagatattaaatagcacagGAGAGAGAATCgatccctgaggaaccccacaaaggcGGGGCCCAGGGGCCGATCTCTGACCCCctgccaacaccgactgcgaccgactggagaggtaggaggagaaccaccacagaacagtgcctcccactccctgacccctccagccggtgccctggccgatggtatcgaaagcctctgatgtcaagtagcaccaagaaaGAGGAATAACTcctatcccgggcctgccagagatcatccatcagcacgaccaaagccgtttctgtgctgtaaccgggcctgaaaccaggcTGATGAGGATCGAGATAATATATTGAGTTAGAATATATGATACATGTTGTCTTAATTTTTGTTTCTTTGACTTTATTTACGTATTTATACTCCTCCTTTATTGTTTTTTACGAATAACTCAAGGAAGCCAATGTACCCAACACCAGAAGATTGGGCTGATTGAGAGGCTGGTGgtggccccaaatcacccaagCTGGCTTTTGGGCTGAAGGCAGGACTTCAACTCAAGGTCTCCCACTTTCTGGTCTTGTGCGATGACCATTAGGCCAAACTGGTTTTCTATTGGTTTTATTTTGGTGTGTTTTTCCCTGAAGAGTATTCCGTAGCCTTTTTATCTAGTGCACGGCTGGACTGTTCTGAAACAACAATCCGCGGAGAGGGCTGgcactacaaatctaataaactattatgattattattattgattggtgCCGGTTGCTTTGCAATAAAACTGGATATGTAGTTGGCTGTTGCTTTCTCCACTCACAGGAATATCCAGGAAGAGTGTTTTAGACTGGAATgactgactgtttttatattaattgtttttttatattaaggatgaCTGTTttcatattaagggttttaaatgggtttttaatcattggatttgtattgtgtttcattgttgtgagccgctctgagtctttggagaggggcagcatacaaatctagttaataataataatgataatgataataataataacaacaacaacaataataataataataggaatctgttgctttctcttctcttctgaattTAATTCCCGGAAAGGAATCAAATTAGGAAAAAGAAGGACCCTAATTGTGGGGGCAGCAAATGGATTGATTTTTAGTTGGTATCAGCAGTATAGGCTGCTCAGAAATGAAGTGCCATATAAGTTGCAATAAATGAAACTTTAGAATATCAGTAATATTTCCTAACTTTTATATTTgtacacaaatacacacagacaGACATACTGAAGCAATACATGACAGTTCAGGTAGATTTCTGTCCACTTATTTACTTTTGCCGCTGGATGAGGGGGAAGCGGTGGTCCGGAGAATCAGCTGGACCTTAGGCGGTTGCTCCCACTGCCGAGGGAAGCGAGCGTGGGATGGGCCGAGAGCTGCTGTCGGTCTATGGCTCCAGCCAGGGGGGAGCAGGCGCACGGCTGACGGCACAGCGGGGGCCGGGCtcacagggtggtggtggtgctctGATCCTCCGCGACCGTGCAGGGGCCCTGAGCCGCCCCTTTGGCCTGGGAGGCGGCTGTGGATGGTTCCTCATTCAGGGCGTTGCGCAACACAGCACTCAGTGAGCGCCAGACTTTGGCCTTGAAGTCTTGGCCTGCAATGACATAGATGACGGGGTTGATGCAGCTGTTGGTGCTGGCAAGAGCCACAATCAGAGGGTCCAGCTCGTTCAGGAAGCGGAAGAGggggctgccctgagtctcaatGGCCAGAATCAGGCCCACCGCGTGATAAGGAGCCCAGCAGGCAAAAAaagccaccacaatcaccaggacCATTTTCAGGGTCCTCTTGGAGCGCATGAAGCGACTGTTGTGCACTCGCAGGACCAGCAGCCCATAGAAGAGGCTGAGGGCGACCGAAGGGACCAGGAAGCCAAAGAGGAAGCGCATAACCGCCACAGAGACCTCAGCAGTCTTCTGATTCACACCAAAGAGGCCGTAGTCGACCACGCAGACCGTCAGCTGATGGAGCTCATAGTGATGTGTTCTTCTGGTCACGAAGGAGGGCAGTGTGAGGAGGGTGGCAAAAACCCAGGCTGTGCCACTCAGTTTCCAGGCTAAGCGGGTCGAACGGTGATTCTGACACCAGACCGGCTTCACCACAAGGGCGCACCGATCCATGCTGATCAGGGCCAGCAGCAGAATGCTGGCGAACATATTGAGGATAATGATGGAGGGCAAGACCTTGCAGGCAAAATCTCCCAGCACCCAGCGATGATCGGAGGCGACGGACACAGCCAGGACAGGCAACGACAGGCAGCAGAGCAGGTCTGCTACGGAGAGGTTAAGGAACCAGACTGAGCTCACCGTACTCTGCATCTGGAACCCCACCACCCCGATGACCGCCCCATTGCCCAACGTGCCCACGAGGAACACCAGGGCGTAGAGGACAACGGCCCCCAAGGCGATGGGACTCGGGCTACTCTCCTCTGTGCCCGG is part of the Erythrolamprus reginae isolate rEryReg1 chromosome 11, rEryReg1.hap1, whole genome shotgun sequence genome and harbors:
- the C5AR1 gene encoding C5a anaphylatoxin chemotactic receptor 1; this encodes MDDPMEYLPNIFDFDYSNYSNVTGMPPGTEESSPSPIALGAVVLYALVFLVGTLGNGAVIGVVGFQMQSTVSSVWFLNLSVADLLCCLSLPVLAVSVASDHRWVLGDFACKVLPSIIILNMFASILLLALISMDRCALVVKPVWCQNHRSTRLAWKLSGTAWVFATLLTLPSFVTRRTHHYELHQLTVCVVDYGLFGVNQKTAEVSVAVMRFLFGFLVPSVALSLFYGLLVLRVHNSRFMRSKRTLKMVLVIVVAFFACWAPYHAVGLILAIETQGSPLFRFLNELDPLIVALASTNSCINPVIYVIAGQDFKAKVWRSLSAVLRNALNEEPSTAASQAKGAAQGPCTVAEDQSTTTTL